In a genomic window of Tissierella sp. Yu-01:
- the thrC gene encoding threonine synthase, with protein sequence MDYISTRNKEIVVTPSQAIIQGISTDGGLFVPVEFPQMSLKRIQELSYKELAYEILRLLLTDFSEKQIKDCIDKAYDEKFDTEGIAPLIQVGDDYFLELYHGPTLAFKDMALSILPHLLKASLNINNIKEEVVILTATSGDTGKAALNGFTNVDGIKIIVFYPESGVSKIQKLQMNTQEGDNTFVVGIKGNFDDAQNGVKELFNNMNFVEKLKENNYILSSANSINIGRLIPQIVYYFHSYIALLGEGKLRIGEKINISVPTGNFGNILAAYYAKKMGLPINKLICASNDNKVLTDFFNTGEYNKIRELHLTTSPSMDILISSNLERLLFHISGEDDELIIELMNQLSKNGYYKMNSTDFKEFYGDYSTEDEVANIINKTFKKYDYLMDTHTAVAYNVSRKYKKDYNDNTKTLVVSTASPYKFASTVASALGIGIEDKDEFEIIDVLSKKSNRSIPEAVKNLKDKTVIHKNSCNTEDMRSIVESFLKVGETHD encoded by the coding sequence ATGGATTATATAAGTACAAGGAATAAAGAAATAGTTGTAACTCCTAGTCAGGCAATTATACAGGGGATATCAACGGATGGCGGACTTTTTGTTCCAGTTGAATTTCCGCAGATGTCCTTGAAAAGAATTCAGGAATTAAGTTATAAAGAACTGGCTTATGAGATACTGAGATTGCTTCTAACGGATTTTAGTGAAAAACAAATTAAGGATTGTATAGATAAAGCCTATGATGAAAAGTTTGATACAGAAGGCATAGCACCATTAATCCAAGTAGGCGATGATTATTTTCTTGAACTATATCATGGACCTACACTGGCTTTTAAGGATATGGCTTTATCCATACTTCCCCATCTTCTAAAGGCCTCCCTTAACATAAACAATATAAAGGAGGAGGTTGTAATACTTACGGCAACCTCAGGAGATACTGGAAAGGCGGCTCTCAATGGATTTACCAATGTAGATGGAATAAAGATTATCGTATTTTATCCAGAAAGTGGTGTAAGTAAAATACAAAAGCTTCAAATGAATACACAAGAAGGTGATAATACATTTGTAGTGGGAATAAAAGGAAACTTTGACGATGCCCAAAATGGTGTAAAGGAACTATTTAATAATATGAACTTTGTTGAAAAATTAAAGGAGAACAATTATATTCTTTCATCAGCAAATTCCATAAACATAGGTAGATTAATACCGCAGATTGTATATTATTTCCATAGTTATATTGCTTTACTTGGAGAAGGAAAATTAAGAATAGGAGAGAAAATTAACATCTCAGTTCCTACAGGCAACTTTGGCAACATCCTTGCAGCATATTATGCAAAGAAAATGGGTCTGCCCATAAACAAGTTAATATGTGCATCAAATGATAACAAGGTACTAACTGACTTCTTTAATACAGGAGAATATAATAAGATACGAGAACTTCATCTCACAACATCTCCATCCATGGACATACTTATCTCTAGTAATTTAGAAAGGCTATTGTTTCACATTAGCGGTGAAGATGATGAACTGATTATAGAATTAATGAATCAGCTATCAAAAAATGGATATTATAAAATGAACAGTACCGACTTCAAGGAGTTTTACGGAGATTACTCAACAGAGGATGAGGTAGCAAATATTATAAATAAGACCTTTAAGAAATATGATTATTTAATGGATACTCATACAGCTGTAGCATATAATGTAAGTCGAAAATATAAGAAAGATTATAATGATAATACAAAGACACTTGTAGTATCAACAGCAAGTCCATATAAGTTTGCATCTACAGTGGCATCTGCCTTGGGAATAGGCATAGAAGATAAGGATGAGTTTGAAATTATAGATGTACTTTCTAAAAAGAGCAACAGAAGTATTCCTGAAGCTGTTAAGAATCTTAAAGATAAGACTGTTATTCACAAGAATAGCTGCAATACGGAAGATATGAGAAGTATTGTGGAATCCTTTCTTAAAGTAGGTGAAACTCATGATTAA
- a CDS encoding homoserine dehydrogenase encodes MVNIGLLGLGTVGTGVVEIIEKRKSELKDLTEKDINIKKVLVKNIDKERNIKLEPDVLTSCFEEILKDKEIDIIIEVTGDVELSYKYITESLNSGKHVVTANKAVVSKYFEELSALAEEKNLAFLYEASVGGGIPVLKSLKEALALNKISQVLGILNGTCNYILTRMVDEGKNYDEVLKIAQKLGYAEADPTADVEGHDTLRKLRILGTLVLQGEIKEEDILLGGISAINSNDINLFKMMNSTIKLVAEAKIYEEGYTAVVLPTIVKNSNYFANVNMAFNSVAFEGNNVGQLKFYGSGAGKLPTANAVLSDVLDIVMDTYRKGNPLGNRELVNMNSKIKEEFYLRVSGTNDEIIKALRKISKKVLTIGATTAIITEEIELSKLEDIMSSFKVDKKRYFLARILD; translated from the coding sequence ATGGTGAATATTGGTTTATTAGGCCTAGGGACAGTTGGCACAGGAGTAGTAGAGATAATAGAAAAAAGAAAAAGTGAACTTAAAGATTTGACCGAAAAAGATATAAATATTAAGAAAGTTTTAGTTAAGAACATAGATAAGGAAAGAAATATTAAACTAGAGCCTGATGTTTTAACTTCATGTTTTGAAGAAATCCTAAAAGATAAAGAAATTGATATTATAATTGAGGTTACCGGAGATGTGGAATTAAGTTATAAGTATATTACAGAAAGCCTAAATTCAGGCAAACATGTGGTAACTGCAAATAAGGCTGTAGTATCCAAGTACTTTGAGGAATTATCAGCCTTGGCTGAAGAAAAAAATCTAGCATTTCTATATGAAGCAAGTGTTGGTGGAGGAATTCCAGTACTAAAGTCATTAAAAGAGGCTTTAGCTTTAAATAAGATAAGTCAAGTACTGGGGATACTCAATGGAACTTGTAATTATATACTTACAAGAATGGTAGATGAGGGAAAAAATTATGATGAGGTTTTAAAAATTGCCCAGAAACTTGGCTATGCAGAAGCAGACCCAACTGCAGATGTAGAAGGACATGATACATTAAGGAAGCTAAGAATATTAGGAACATTGGTATTACAAGGGGAAATTAAAGAGGAAGATATTCTATTAGGTGGTATAAGTGCGATAAATTCCAATGATATAAATCTTTTTAAAATGATGAATTCAACAATTAAATTAGTAGCTGAGGCCAAAATCTATGAGGAAGGTTATACAGCGGTTGTCCTGCCTACAATTGTTAAAAACAGCAATTATTTTGCCAATGTAAATATGGCTTTTAACTCCGTTGCTTTTGAAGGAAATAACGTAGGTCAGTTAAAATTCTATGGTTCAGGTGCAGGAAAACTTCCAACTGCTAATGCAGTATTAAGTGATGTTCTAGATATTGTTATGGATACTTATAGAAAAGGAAATCCATTAGGTAACAGAGAGTTAGTTAATATGAATTCAAAAATAAAAGAAGAATTCTACCTAAGGGTATCTGGCACTAATGATGAAATAATAAAAGCTTTAAGAAAGATTTCTAAAAAAGTACTTACTATTGGAGCTACAACAGCTATTATTACTGAGGAAATTGAGTTATCTAAACTGGAAGATATAATGTCTTCTTTCAAAGTTGATAAGAAAAGATACTTTTTAGCAAGAATACTTGATTAA
- a CDS encoding GerMN domain-containing protein, with translation MKKLLAVLMILVLSISIVACTPKEEPAPPIEDPAGNDDEIVDPTPETDSKDVTLYFLNEEYVETGDESLEKLIPEERTIEVGSTTLEESIVKALMNGPESEGIRTAIPSTAKLLGVEVSDGTAFVNFSREGMFGGSLEETYTINQIVASLVELDSVDRVQFLIDGQKGDSLMGHYSIDEPFDDILGE, from the coding sequence ATGAAAAAATTATTAGCAGTTTTGATGATATTAGTATTATCAATAAGTATCGTGGCTTGTACGCCTAAAGAGGAACCAGCACCACCAATTGAAGATCCAGCAGGTAATGATGATGAAATTGTTGACCCAACACCAGAAACTGATTCTAAGGATGTAACTTTGTATTTCCTAAATGAGGAATATGTAGAAACTGGTGATGAATCCTTAGAAAAGCTTATACCAGAAGAGAGAACTATTGAAGTAGGAAGTACAACGCTTGAGGAAAGTATAGTAAAAGCTTTAATGAATGGTCCTGAGTCAGAGGGAATAAGAACAGCAATTCCTTCAACTGCAAAGCTTCTTGGAGTAGAGGTATCAGATGGAACAGCATTCGTTAACTTCTCACGTGAGGGAATGTTTGGTGGATCACTAGAGGAAACTTATACTATCAATCAGATAGTAGCTAGCTTAGTTGAATTAGACTCAGTTGACAGAGTTCAATTCTTAATAGATGGTCAAAAAGGTGATTCTTTAATGGGACACTATAGTATAGATGAACCATTTGATGATATATTAGGAGAGTAA
- a CDS encoding response regulator transcription factor yields MIIINILIIDDEKLIVKGLKHSLEQQGYSVTAAYDGNEALRILESEIVDFIILDLMLPDIDGMMLCKKIREKYDMPILMLSAKDGDYDKILGFEFGADDYMTKPFNTLELIARIKAITKRAVTKTEEDTDLKIDNLLINSRERRVLVNNKEIDLTAKEFDMLYLMAKRPGRVYTREDIFKHIWEEDAYDVRTIDVHIKNIREKIEEDPKNPKYIMTKWGVGYYFNKN; encoded by the coding sequence GTGATTATTATAAATATACTTATTATCGATGATGAAAAATTAATTGTGAAAGGATTAAAGCATAGCCTTGAACAGCAGGGATATTCAGTAACTGCTGCCTATGATGGCAATGAAGCCTTAAGAATCTTAGAGAGTGAAATAGTAGACTTTATCATTCTGGATTTAATGCTGCCTGATATAGATGGAATGATGCTTTGTAAGAAAATAAGGGAAAAATACGATATGCCAATTCTGATGCTATCAGCCAAGGATGGAGATTATGATAAAATACTTGGCTTTGAATTTGGCGCAGATGATTATATGACTAAACCCTTCAATACCCTTGAGTTAATTGCAAGAATTAAGGCTATTACTAAGAGAGCAGTAACTAAAACTGAAGAAGATACGGATTTAAAGATAGATAATCTATTAATCAATTCAAGAGAAAGAAGGGTCTTAGTAAATAATAAGGAAATAGACTTAACCGCAAAGGAATTCGATATGCTATATTTAATGGCTAAGAGACCAGGCAGAGTATATACTAGAGAGGATATATTCAAACACATATGGGAAGAAGATGCTTATGATGTGAGAACTATTGACGTTCACATAAAAAACATAAGAGAGAAAATAGAAGAAGACCCAAAAAACCCTAAATATATAATGACTAAGTGGGGAGTTGGTTATTATTTCAATAAGAATTAA
- a CDS encoding aspartate kinase → MIVAKFGGSSLAEASQFKKVKDIVKSDNRRKFIIPSAPGKRNSKDHKVTDLLYMCYQLASHGLNFDEVFKIIHNRFLEITKDLNLTLDIEAELKEIKNRIKDGASRDYTASRGEYLSGLILANYLDYEFMDAKDLIIFDHRNIFDTESTEVKVRDILKDLPHGIIPGFYGANEVGEIITFSRGGSDITGSIIANGVKATLYENWTDVSGFLVADPHIVKDPKPMDMVTYKELRELSYMGAPVLHEEAIFPVRKYGIPINIKNTNSPEDKGTMIVDDLTPVKSKGITGISGKKDFTVINVEKTLMTLEKDFFRKLISVFETNDISIEHMPSSIDSVSVVVPTSEVSMKLKKVIEEIRIFCNPDNIEALPNMALIAVVGRGMIRTKGISAKIFTALAKADINTRMIIQGSSELNIIAGVENYDFEKAIEAIYEEFEEKSKGGL, encoded by the coding sequence GGACCATAAAGTAACAGATCTTTTATATATGTGTTATCAGCTTGCATCTCATGGACTTAATTTTGATGAGGTATTTAAAATAATACATAATAGATTTTTAGAAATAACTAAGGATTTAAATCTTACTCTAGATATAGAAGCCGAATTAAAGGAGATAAAGAATAGGATAAAAGACGGAGCTTCTAGGGATTATACAGCCAGCAGAGGTGAATATTTAAGTGGTCTAATTCTAGCCAATTATCTAGATTATGAATTCATGGATGCAAAGGATTTGATAATCTTTGATCATAGGAATATATTTGATACGGAATCTACTGAAGTCAAAGTAAGAGACATACTTAAGGATTTACCACATGGGATTATTCCAGGATTTTATGGTGCAAATGAAGTTGGAGAAATCATTACATTTTCAAGAGGTGGTTCTGATATAACCGGCTCAATTATAGCAAACGGAGTTAAAGCGACTTTATATGAAAATTGGACAGATGTATCAGGCTTTTTAGTTGCTGATCCACATATTGTAAAGGATCCTAAGCCAATGGATATGGTTACATATAAGGAGCTTAGAGAGCTTTCATATATGGGAGCTCCAGTACTTCATGAGGAGGCAATTTTCCCTGTTAGAAAATATGGAATTCCAATTAATATAAAAAATACTAACTCTCCAGAGGACAAAGGTACCATGATTGTAGATGATTTAACTCCTGTAAAGTCCAAGGGTATAACCGGTATATCAGGTAAGAAAGATTTTACAGTAATAAACGTTGAGAAAACTTTGATGACTCTTGAAAAGGACTTTTTTAGGAAGTTGATATCAGTATTCGAAACAAATGATATTTCAATTGAGCATATGCCATCTAGCATAGATTCAGTATCCGTTGTAGTTCCGACCTCAGAGGTCAGTATGAAGCTGAAGAAGGTAATAGAGGAAATAAGGATATTCTGTAATCCGGACAATATAGAAGCACTTCCTAATATGGCTCTTATAGCTGTTGTAGGGAGAGGGATGATTAGAACCAAAGGCATTTCAGCAAAGATATTTACAGCATTGGCAAAGGCGGATATAAATACAAGGATGATAATACAGGGTTCCAGTGAATTAAATATTATAGCTGGAGTGGAGAATTATGACTTTGAAAAGGCAATAGAAGCTATATATGAGGAGTTTGAAGAAAAATCAAAAGGAGGGTTATAA
- a CDS encoding VOC family protein, which produces MSKYHKGSKIFVTEVVIKVMDLNRAVEFYKSIMGFKVLRKKEKKVVMTVDGINPIVTLIRPDDIVPKEHRRTGLYHFAILLPTRKDLGKFIKNIREKGYPIVGGSNHGVSEALYLQDPEDNGIEVYADTPDRNWERTLIGVKMITEPMDYRGLIELAGDDVWQGAPDGTILGHMHLHVSNLDESLNFYSALGFKLVQAMMDQAYFVSTGGYHHHIGFNIWNGKGAPPPPEDSAGMKYFTLKFPDEDTRKEKINNLKEQGYVMIEKNNKLFTRDPSKNLIKLIV; this is translated from the coding sequence ATGTCAAAGTATCATAAGGGTTCTAAAATATTCGTTACTGAGGTAGTCATCAAAGTTATGGACTTAAATCGAGCAGTTGAATTTTACAAGAGTATAATGGGCTTTAAAGTTCTAAGAAAAAAGGAAAAGAAAGTAGTTATGACAGTAGATGGTATAAACCCCATTGTTACATTAATTAGACCTGATGATATAGTTCCAAAGGAACACAGAAGAACGGGATTATATCATTTTGCCATATTGCTACCTACAAGAAAGGACTTGGGGAAATTTATAAAGAACATTAGAGAAAAGGGTTATCCTATCGTTGGCGGATCAAATCATGGTGTTAGTGAGGCTTTATATCTACAAGACCCTGAGGATAATGGCATAGAGGTTTATGCTGATACTCCTGATAGAAATTGGGAAAGAACATTAATTGGAGTAAAGATGATAACTGAGCCCATGGACTATAGAGGTTTGATTGAGCTTGCAGGTGATGATGTTTGGCAGGGAGCACCAGATGGAACGATTTTAGGTCATATGCATTTACACGTATCAAATTTAGATGAATCTTTAAATTTTTATAGTGCATTAGGATTTAAACTTGTTCAGGCAATGATGGATCAGGCGTATTTTGTTTCAACAGGAGGGTATCACCATCATATAGGTTTTAATATTTGGAATGGAAAGGGTGCACCTCCACCACCAGAAGATTCAGCAGGTATGAAATATTTTACACTTAAATTCCCTGATGAAGATACAAGAAAAGAAAAGATAAATAATTTAAAAGAACAGGGATATGTAATGATTGAAAAGAATAATAAGCTCTTCACAAGAGACCCATCTAAGAATTTAATAAAGCTAATTGTTTAG
- a CDS encoding HAMP domain-containing sensor histidine kinase encodes MVIISIRIKMLITYSLIIILTFSIFGTVILNNYRTKSFKNEENRLFMTANIVADNYKRNIDDIIFGKMMVRSYGMQAEARILIIDENKNVVVDNYNSYVDRKLDNAEVRSSLEGTPKSGIYENKVLQLTVPITSNYATANEIIGIVLISYSLDQVNESINDMKNDIIKISSIALIISLILTTISATSITRSIRALAIGVEKLTSGQLGYTIKHRAKGEEGKLINTFNDMSEKLNRIEKHRKTMINSISHELRTPLTSISALIDSLLIGNNGKETYDEYLRDIKGEAERMGNLVKYLMESIKLEEMTLNLKDENLSDIIYDSVKLIAPYANKKDVIINTNIEENLIIKCDKDKIHEVFLNLIENAIKYRDINEEQSYVYITLKKDINNISIIIEDNGVGIDHEKLNKIFNRGFRVLDDTLTKTDGYGIGLFIVKNIIDRHNWNISIDSTKGIGTIFKIEIF; translated from the coding sequence TTGGTTATTATTTCAATAAGAATTAAAATGTTAATTACCTATAGCCTGATAATCATTCTTACATTTTCTATATTTGGTACTGTAATACTTAACAATTACAGGACCAAGAGCTTTAAGAATGAGGAAAACAGGCTTTTTATGACCGCAAATATAGTTGCTGATAACTACAAAAGAAATATAGACGACATTATATTTGGTAAGATGATGGTTAGAAGCTATGGAATGCAGGCTGAAGCAAGGATTCTAATAATTGATGAAAATAAAAACGTAGTAGTTGATAATTACAACTCCTATGTTGATAGAAAGTTAGATAATGCAGAAGTCCGTAGTAGTTTAGAAGGGACACCCAAGTCAGGAATCTATGAAAATAAGGTTTTACAACTTACTGTTCCTATTACTTCAAACTATGCTACCGCCAATGAAATCATCGGAATAGTTTTAATCTCCTATAGTCTAGACCAAGTTAACGAAAGTATAAATGATATGAAAAATGATATCATTAAGATATCTAGTATAGCACTGATAATTTCATTGATATTAACAACAATTTCAGCTACGAGTATTACTAGATCCATTAGAGCTTTGGCAATAGGTGTAGAGAAATTAACCTCTGGTCAACTAGGTTATACTATTAAGCATAGGGCTAAAGGAGAAGAAGGTAAATTGATAAATACCTTCAATGATATGAGCGAAAAGCTCAATAGAATTGAAAAGCACAGAAAAACTATGATTAATAGCATTTCTCATGAGTTAAGAACACCATTAACTTCAATCAGTGCCTTGATTGATTCATTGCTTATAGGTAATAATGGCAAAGAGACTTATGACGAATATCTTAGAGATATTAAAGGTGAAGCAGAGCGTATGGGGAATCTGGTTAAATACCTTATGGAATCAATTAAACTTGAGGAAATGACCTTAAATCTTAAGGATGAGAATTTATCAGATATTATATATGATTCAGTAAAACTGATAGCTCCCTATGCAAACAAGAAAGATGTAATCATAAATACAAATATAGAAGAAAATCTAATCATCAAATGCGATAAAGATAAAATTCATGAAGTATTTTTAAATCTAATTGAGAATGCTATTAAATACAGGGATATTAATGAAGAACAAAGTTATGTTTACATTACTCTTAAGAAGGATATCAATAATATATCCATTATTATTGAGGATAATGGAGTAGGAATTGACCATGAGAAACTCAATAAGATATTTAATAGGGGATTCAGAGTACTCGATGATACCCTAACAAAGACCGATGGATATGGTATAGGGCTTTTCATTGTAAAGAATATTATTGATAGACATAATTGGAATATTTCCATAGACAGTACTAAAGGTATAGGAACAATATTTAAAATAGAAATATTTTAG
- the thrB gene encoding homoserine kinase, with protein MIKVRVPATSANMGPGFDSIGIALSLYNTFTFEEIPRGVEIISYDERFNNEDNLVYLSMIKTMEKVGHKVGGIRITIESEIPVSRGLGSSAACIIGGVLGANELADSPLTKDEILKIATNIEGHPDNVAPALFGGLVTSIMEGKEILHNQISVAKGLEFVALIPDLTLSTSRARSVLPKKIKYEDAVFNVSRVALMISALSNGDFQLLKYGLQDRLHQPYRSKLIPDFNMIMDICIENDSLGTFLSGAGPTVMALTNDFDGDFTNRLQKKLNNLRNKWTIKELKIDQQGSVIFHGD; from the coding sequence ATGATTAAGGTTAGAGTTCCTGCTACAAGTGCAAATATGGGACCTGGGTTTGATTCCATAGGTATTGCCCTTAGTCTTTATAATACCTTTACCTTTGAAGAAATCCCTAGAGGGGTGGAAATTATTAGTTATGATGAAAGGTTTAATAATGAAGACAATTTAGTTTATTTATCTATGATTAAAACTATGGAAAAAGTAGGCCATAAGGTAGGAGGTATAAGAATTACTATTGAATCAGAGATTCCTGTATCCAGAGGCCTTGGCAGTAGTGCAGCCTGTATTATTGGCGGGGTGTTAGGAGCGAATGAGCTGGCTGATAGTCCCCTTACAAAGGATGAGATATTAAAAATAGCAACAAATATAGAAGGACATCCAGATAATGTGGCACCAGCTTTATTTGGTGGATTAGTCACATCAATAATGGAAGGTAAAGAGATTCTTCATAATCAAATTAGTGTAGCAAAAGGACTTGAATTTGTGGCATTAATACCTGATTTAACACTATCCACAAGTAGGGCAAGAAGTGTATTACCAAAGAAAATAAAATATGAAGATGCAGTATTTAATGTAAGCAGGGTAGCATTAATGATATCAGCTTTATCTAATGGGGACTTTCAACTATTAAAATATGGTCTACAGGACAGGCTGCATCAACCATATCGAAGCAAACTTATACCTGATTTTAATATGATAATGGACATTTGTATTGAGAATGATAGCCTTGGGACATTTTTAAGTGGAGCAGGACCTACTGTAATGGCCTTAACGAATGATTTTGATGGAGATTTTACTAATAGATTACAAAAAAAATTAAATAACTTAAGAAATAAATGGACAATAAAAGAATTAAAAATTGACCAACAGGGATCCGTTATTTTCCACGGTGATTAA
- a CDS encoding aspartate-semialdehyde dehydrogenase, which translates to MKKYNIAVVGATGLVGGTILKILEGREFPIERLYLLSSKKSAGSRISYMGKEYVVEELNEKSFDKPIDIALFAAGGAVSEKYAPIAIENGIKVIDNSSVFRMNEEVPLVIPEVNPEDISWSKGLVANPNCSTIQSVVPLKPLHDKFEIKRVIYSTYQSVSGSGLGGLKDLEEGNIEFYPYQIQYNALPHIDSFLDNGYTKEEMKMIDETKKILHDNSIKVTATTVRVPVKFAHSVSINIEFKKSFGLEEIYKALDEFPGIVIKDDIKNNIYPMAIDAEGHDEIYVGRIRRDFSLDNGVNLWVVADNIRKGAATNAVQIAELIAKTLEQED; encoded by the coding sequence ATGAAAAAATATAACATAGCAGTTGTAGGTGCAACAGGTTTAGTAGGAGGTACAATTTTAAAAATATTAGAGGGAAGAGAATTTCCTATAGAAAGGTTATATTTACTATCATCTAAAAAATCTGCAGGAAGCAGGATTTCCTATATGGGTAAAGAATATGTGGTAGAGGAGTTAAATGAAAAGTCATTTGACAAGCCTATAGATATAGCCTTATTTGCTGCTGGAGGAGCAGTTAGTGAGAAGTATGCTCCAATTGCTATAGAGAATGGAATTAAGGTTATTGATAACAGCAGTGTTTTTAGAATGAATGAAGAGGTTCCGCTAGTAATTCCAGAGGTAAATCCCGAAGATATAAGCTGGAGTAAGGGACTTGTAGCAAATCCTAACTGTTCAACAATTCAATCAGTAGTTCCCCTAAAACCTCTACATGATAAATTTGAAATCAAGAGAGTTATATATTCAACATATCAATCAGTATCAGGCTCAGGGTTAGGGGGTTTAAAGGACCTAGAGGAAGGAAATATTGAGTTCTATCCATATCAAATCCAATATAATGCACTTCCACATATTGATTCTTTCCTTGATAATGGCTATACGAAGGAAGAAATGAAGATGATAGATGAGACAAAGAAAATTCTTCATGATAATAGCATAAAGGTAACAGCTACAACTGTAAGGGTACCAGTAAAATTTGCACATAGTGTATCTATTAATATTGAATTTAAAAAGTCTTTTGGGTTAGAAGAAATATATAAAGCCCTTGATGAATTCCCAGGAATAGTGATTAAGGATGATATTAAGAACAACATTTATCCTATGGCAATTGATGCGGAAGGTCATGATGAGATTTATGTAGGAAGAATAAGAAGAGACTTTAGCTTGGATAATGGAGTAAATCTATGGGTTGTAGCAGATAACATTAGAAAAGGAGCAGCTACCAATGCAGTTCAGATAGCAGAACTTATAGCAAAGACGTTAGAACAGGAGGATTAA